In one window of Leifsonia sp. NPDC080035 DNA:
- a CDS encoding ExeM/NucH family extracellular endonuclease: MSTRTGTLWRAVTALAVGAGLAAGSLAATPAFASTDGAGVVINEAYLSGGSAGAAYTNKFVELYNPGDAAVSLSGWSVQYRSATGTGAANGVVPLTGSIAAKGYYLVAGASNGTNGAALPTPDVASNALNPSGTTGTLILAKSATALTLPTGSVTGNAGVADLIGYGTSNTFEGAKAATAPTGNTDVKSLNRTAFKDTDDNSADVSLSATISPQNAATATDPGDPGDGGTDPGTGTDPGPPGTVTIADIQGTGDTSPKAGQTVTTVGVVTANYATGGFNGFYIQTPGTGGAVDLATHTASDAVFVYGSSYAAKVKAGDYVQVTGAVSEYNGLTEVTATKVDALDASSVTAPTPATVALPATAAQRESLEGMLIAPQGAFTVTDVYSANQYGEIGLAAGDKPLVQPTETARPGTAEYTAAVAANAARAVTLDDGASTNFLSAANKSKPLPYLSLSNPVRVGAPVTFTKPVVLDYRNDAWKFQPTAELTPANAATVQPVGFGNTRTAAPENVGGDLRLATFNVLNYFTTTGDQLSGCTFYTDRDGNKITVNSGCDARGAADATNLKRQQDKIVAAINALTADVVSLEEIENSARFGLDRDDALKTLVSALNAAAGSEVWAYVPSPGSVPSTEDVIRTAFIYKKAAAVPVGESRILQDAAFSNARQPLAQAFKRVGSADSSAFIAIVNHFKSKGSGTGEDADQGDGQGASNASRVKQAHALVAFADERKATLGLDKVLLIGDFNAYLNEDPIKVLTDAGYVDQVSTRTAKATYSFGGTVGSLDHVLASPAANTAITGADVWNINSVESVALEYSRYNYNVTNFYEAGPYRSSDHDPIVIGLGLKAAPVTLNLLNINDFHGRIDSNTVKFAGTIEKLKAEGGEGNTLFLSAGDNIGASLFASASAGDIPTLDVLNALGLKTSAVGNHEFDKGFSDLTGRVKDAADFGYLGANVYEKGTKTPALPEYAVFTVNGVKVGVVGAVTQETPTLVSPGGVSTLDFGDPVEAVNRVAGQLTDGDPGNGEADVIVAEYHEGAGFGQPEGATLEQEVAAGGAFADIVTKTSAKVSAIFTGHTHKQYAWEGPVPGVDGATRPIVQTGSYGENIGQITLTVDGDTKKVTGHTDRNVARTTDSDASLVAAYPRVAQVKTIVDKALAAADVIGSQKVGSVTADITTAYLNGARDDRMSESTLGNLVADSLLSTLSPSDKGGAEIGVVNPGGLRSELLYGTDGTVTYAQANAVLPFVNNLWTTTLTGAQFKEALEQQWQRNADGTVPSRPFLNLGLSKNVSYTYDVTRAEGDRITSILVNGAPIDPAKSYRIGSFSFLLQGGDNFRAFAAGKDTRDSGLIDRDAWIGYISAHSPLSPSFERRGVSVTGVPTTTLKQGQQVSFGVQKLNLTSLGSPANTSLELSWGGSAVIGTVPVDATGSATVSFTVPANAAGASTLVLTAKESGTTVRIPLTVADAPTGGKPTSDPVAQAESKLTKALQGKVGFKDKAYHAGDPIDITVGKQRAGQWVSVWVYSTPQSVGNGWVQVPADGVLHLTLPKPLAKGDHKLDVQDSANTVIGWDTLKVANGNANGHWVWELVWNWLLGWIGQWLLK, translated from the coding sequence ATGTCAACCAGAACAGGCACGCTGTGGCGTGCTGTCACGGCCCTGGCCGTCGGGGCCGGGCTCGCCGCCGGGTCCCTCGCCGCGACGCCGGCGTTCGCCAGCACCGACGGCGCGGGCGTCGTCATCAACGAGGCCTACCTGTCCGGCGGCAGCGCCGGTGCGGCGTACACGAACAAGTTCGTCGAGCTCTACAACCCGGGCGACGCCGCCGTCTCGCTCAGCGGCTGGAGCGTCCAGTACCGTTCCGCCACCGGGACGGGGGCTGCCAATGGTGTCGTTCCCCTCACCGGCAGCATCGCCGCGAAGGGCTACTACCTGGTCGCCGGCGCGTCCAACGGCACCAACGGCGCGGCCCTGCCGACGCCGGACGTCGCCAGCAACGCGCTGAACCCGAGCGGGACGACCGGCACCCTCATCCTCGCGAAGAGCGCCACAGCGCTCACCCTGCCCACGGGCTCCGTCACCGGGAACGCCGGCGTCGCGGACCTGATCGGGTACGGCACCTCGAACACCTTCGAGGGCGCCAAGGCCGCCACGGCACCGACCGGCAACACGGACGTGAAGTCCCTGAACCGCACCGCGTTCAAAGACACCGACGACAACAGCGCCGACGTCTCCCTCAGCGCCACGATCTCGCCCCAGAACGCCGCGACGGCCACCGATCCCGGCGACCCGGGCGACGGCGGCACCGACCCCGGAACGGGAACCGACCCCGGTCCGCCCGGCACCGTGACGATCGCGGACATCCAGGGAACCGGTGACACCAGCCCGAAGGCGGGCCAGACCGTCACCACCGTCGGCGTCGTCACCGCGAACTACGCGACCGGCGGCTTCAACGGCTTCTACATCCAGACGCCGGGCACCGGCGGGGCCGTCGACCTCGCGACGCACACGGCCTCCGACGCCGTCTTCGTGTACGGATCCTCGTACGCCGCGAAGGTGAAGGCCGGCGACTACGTGCAGGTCACCGGAGCGGTGAGCGAGTACAACGGGCTCACCGAGGTCACCGCGACGAAGGTCGACGCGCTCGACGCGAGCAGCGTCACCGCTCCCACCCCGGCCACCGTCGCGCTGCCGGCCACCGCCGCCCAGCGCGAGAGCCTCGAGGGGATGCTGATCGCACCGCAGGGCGCGTTCACCGTCACCGACGTCTACTCCGCCAACCAGTACGGCGAAATCGGGCTCGCGGCGGGCGACAAGCCGCTCGTGCAGCCGACCGAGACCGCACGCCCCGGCACCGCCGAGTACACCGCCGCGGTCGCAGCGAACGCAGCCCGCGCGGTCACGCTCGACGACGGCGCCTCCACCAACTTCCTCAGCGCAGCCAACAAGTCCAAGCCGCTGCCGTACCTCTCGCTGAGCAACCCCGTCCGCGTCGGCGCCCCCGTCACGTTCACCAAGCCGGTCGTGCTCGACTACCGCAACGACGCCTGGAAGTTCCAGCCGACCGCCGAGCTGACCCCGGCGAACGCCGCGACGGTCCAGCCGGTCGGCTTCGGCAACACCCGCACCGCCGCCCCGGAGAACGTGGGAGGCGACCTGCGCCTTGCCACGTTCAACGTGCTGAACTACTTCACCACTACGGGCGACCAGCTGTCGGGATGCACGTTCTACACCGACCGCGACGGCAACAAGATCACGGTCAACAGCGGCTGCGACGCCCGTGGCGCCGCCGACGCGACCAACCTGAAGCGGCAGCAGGACAAGATCGTCGCCGCGATCAACGCCCTCACCGCCGACGTGGTCTCGCTGGAGGAGATCGAGAACTCGGCGCGCTTCGGCCTCGACCGCGACGACGCGCTGAAGACCCTGGTCTCGGCGCTCAACGCGGCCGCGGGCAGCGAGGTCTGGGCATACGTGCCCTCGCCCGGGTCCGTGCCGTCCACCGAGGACGTCATCCGCACGGCCTTCATCTACAAGAAGGCCGCCGCGGTCCCGGTCGGCGAGTCGCGCATCCTGCAGGACGCCGCGTTCTCGAACGCCCGGCAGCCGCTCGCGCAGGCCTTCAAGAGGGTCGGCAGCGCGGACTCGTCGGCGTTCATCGCGATCGTGAACCACTTCAAGTCGAAGGGCTCCGGCACCGGTGAGGACGCGGACCAGGGCGACGGTCAGGGAGCATCCAACGCCTCGCGCGTGAAGCAGGCGCACGCGCTGGTCGCGTTCGCGGACGAGCGCAAGGCGACGCTGGGGCTCGACAAGGTGCTGCTGATCGGCGACTTCAACGCGTACCTGAACGAGGACCCGATCAAGGTCCTCACCGACGCCGGCTACGTGGACCAGGTCAGCACTCGCACCGCGAAGGCGACCTACTCCTTCGGCGGCACGGTCGGCTCGCTCGACCACGTGCTCGCGTCCCCCGCCGCGAACACGGCGATCACGGGCGCCGACGTGTGGAACATCAACTCCGTCGAGTCCGTCGCGCTGGAGTACAGCCGCTACAACTACAACGTCACCAACTTCTACGAGGCGGGACCGTATCGCTCCAGCGACCACGACCCGATCGTGATCGGGCTCGGCCTCAAGGCCGCGCCGGTGACGCTGAACCTGCTGAACATCAACGACTTCCACGGTCGCATCGACAGCAACACGGTGAAGTTCGCGGGCACGATCGAGAAGCTCAAGGCCGAGGGCGGCGAGGGCAACACCCTCTTCCTCTCCGCGGGCGACAACATCGGTGCCTCCCTGTTCGCCTCGGCCTCGGCCGGCGACATCCCCACCCTGGACGTGCTGAACGCGCTGGGCCTGAAGACGAGCGCCGTGGGCAACCACGAGTTCGACAAGGGCTTCAGCGACCTCACCGGTCGCGTGAAGGACGCCGCCGACTTCGGCTACCTGGGCGCGAACGTCTACGAGAAGGGCACCAAGACCCCGGCGCTGCCGGAGTACGCGGTGTTCACCGTGAACGGCGTGAAGGTCGGCGTCGTCGGCGCAGTCACGCAGGAGACCCCGACCCTGGTCTCCCCGGGCGGCGTCTCGACGCTCGACTTCGGCGATCCGGTGGAGGCGGTCAACCGCGTCGCCGGTCAGCTGACGGACGGCGACCCCGGCAACGGCGAGGCCGACGTGATCGTGGCCGAGTACCACGAGGGCGCCGGCTTCGGTCAGCCCGAGGGCGCGACGCTGGAGCAGGAGGTCGCGGCCGGCGGAGCGTTCGCCGACATCGTCACCAAGACCAGCGCGAAGGTCTCCGCGATCTTCACCGGTCACACCCACAAGCAGTACGCGTGGGAGGGCCCCGTGCCCGGTGTCGACGGCGCCACCCGTCCGATCGTGCAGACCGGCAGCTACGGCGAGAACATCGGCCAGATCACGCTGACGGTGGACGGCGACACCAAGAAGGTCACCGGACACACCGACCGCAACGTCGCCCGCACCACGGACAGCGACGCCTCCCTCGTCGCGGCCTACCCGCGGGTCGCGCAGGTGAAGACGATCGTCGACAAGGCGCTCGCCGCGGCCGATGTGATCGGCAGCCAGAAGGTCGGCTCCGTCACCGCGGACATCACGACCGCGTACCTGAACGGTGCGCGCGACGACCGGATGAGCGAGTCCACCCTGGGCAACCTCGTCGCCGACTCGCTGCTGTCGACCCTCTCACCGTCCGACAAGGGCGGCGCGGAGATCGGCGTGGTCAATCCCGGCGGTCTGCGGTCCGAGCTGCTGTACGGCACCGACGGCACGGTCACCTACGCGCAGGCGAACGCCGTCCTGCCGTTCGTGAACAACCTCTGGACGACCACCCTCACCGGTGCGCAGTTCAAGGAGGCGCTCGAGCAGCAGTGGCAGCGGAACGCGGACGGCACCGTGCCGAGCCGGCCGTTCCTCAACCTCGGCCTGTCGAAGAACGTCAGCTACACGTACGACGTGACCCGCGCCGAGGGCGACCGCATCACGAGCATCCTCGTGAACGGAGCGCCCATCGACCCGGCGAAGTCGTACCGGATCGGCTCGTTCAGCTTCCTGCTGCAGGGCGGGGACAACTTCCGCGCCTTCGCCGCCGGAAAGGACACCCGCGACTCCGGCCTCATCGACCGGGACGCGTGGATCGGCTACATCTCCGCGCACAGCCCGCTGTCGCCGAGCTTCGAGCGCCGCGGCGTCTCCGTCACCGGGGTGCCGACCACGACGCTGAAGCAGGGCCAGCAGGTGAGCTTCGGTGTGCAGAAGCTCAACCTGACCAGCCTCGGCAGCCCGGCCAACACGTCCCTGGAGCTGAGCTGGGGCGGCTCCGCCGTCATCGGCACGGTGCCGGTGGACGCGACCGGTTCGGCGACCGTGAGCTTCACGGTCCCGGCGAACGCTGCCGGCGCGAGCACGCTCGTGCTGACGGCGAAGGAGTCGGGAACGACGGTGCGCATCCCGCTCACC
- a CDS encoding LysR substrate-binding domain-containing protein, which yields MRIDEIAQFRALAAEGHLALAAEALGVSQSTLSRSLARLEAEAGVELFDRRRGHLELNQYGEILLAHATRAEAELENARARIDALRDPKAGTVSLAYVSSFGGWLIPRVVSEYRGLFPDIRFVLRGGTADTVLDALREGAADLAFLSPDPRDPEIDWQPLTAERLVLGVPVGHPLAERDRVTVADLAGVDLVALRPGSGLRHIADAYFSAHGVVMAPVIEVTELATLRALVRDGVGVALIPDTPAEPGIVAVPLADEATRVIGIARNRGRSESAAARQFARFVREELTAL from the coding sequence ATGCGGATCGACGAGATCGCCCAGTTTCGGGCCCTGGCCGCCGAGGGCCACCTGGCCCTCGCCGCCGAGGCGCTCGGCGTCTCCCAGTCGACGCTCTCCCGCTCGCTCGCGCGTCTCGAGGCGGAGGCCGGTGTCGAGCTGTTCGACCGGCGCCGGGGGCACCTGGAGCTGAACCAGTACGGCGAGATCCTGCTGGCCCACGCGACCCGCGCGGAGGCGGAGCTCGAGAACGCGCGCGCGCGGATCGACGCCCTGCGTGATCCCAAGGCCGGGACGGTGTCGCTGGCGTACGTGTCCTCGTTCGGCGGCTGGCTCATCCCGCGCGTTGTCAGCGAGTACCGTGGGCTGTTCCCCGACATCCGGTTCGTGCTGCGCGGCGGCACGGCGGACACTGTGCTGGATGCGCTGCGCGAGGGCGCGGCGGACCTCGCGTTCCTCAGCCCCGACCCGCGCGATCCCGAGATCGACTGGCAGCCGCTGACCGCGGAGCGGCTCGTGCTCGGCGTGCCGGTGGGGCACCCGCTGGCGGAGCGCGACCGCGTGACCGTCGCCGACCTCGCCGGCGTCGACCTCGTCGCGCTTCGCCCCGGCTCCGGCCTCCGGCACATCGCCGACGCCTACTTCTCCGCGCACGGCGTCGTGATGGCGCCCGTGATCGAGGTGACGGAGCTGGCGACGCTGCGCGCGTTGGTGCGCGACGGCGTCGGCGTCGCGCTCATCCCGGACACTCCAGCAGAACCGGGCATCGTCGCGGTCCCTCTCGCCGACGAGGCGACGCGGGTGATCGGCATCGCCCGCAACCGCGGGCGGTCGGAGTCGGCGGCCGCACGGCAGTTCGCACGCTTCGTGCGCGAGGAGCTCACGGCGCTCTGA
- a CDS encoding ScbR family autoregulator-binding transcription factor — translation MPRQERAERSRARILDAAAEEFDSHGFSGARLERIVERTGLTKGAVYFHFRSKLDLAGALVAEDHVDWPGIVESVEASGLRGLAAVTELTSRVATIFVEDVRVRAALKLSQTVLPPEPGADPYAQWAGIVAGYLRQAAEDGELHSAADPQDIAAVAVQGFFGAYMIADERGGLDGLQADVDRLWRVILPVAR, via the coding sequence ATGCCACGCCAGGAGCGCGCCGAACGCAGCCGTGCCCGCATCCTCGACGCCGCCGCGGAGGAATTCGACAGCCACGGGTTCTCGGGAGCCCGGCTGGAGCGCATCGTGGAGCGCACGGGCCTGACGAAGGGCGCGGTGTACTTCCACTTCCGCTCCAAGCTCGACCTGGCCGGTGCGCTCGTCGCCGAGGACCACGTCGACTGGCCGGGGATCGTCGAGTCCGTCGAGGCGAGCGGCCTGCGCGGCCTCGCCGCCGTCACCGAGCTGACCAGCCGTGTCGCCACGATCTTCGTCGAGGATGTCCGCGTGCGCGCCGCGCTCAAGCTGTCGCAGACCGTGCTCCCGCCGGAGCCAGGCGCCGACCCCTACGCGCAGTGGGCGGGCATCGTCGCCGGTTACCTGCGCCAGGCCGCGGAGGACGGCGAACTCCACTCCGCCGCCGACCCTCAGGACATCGCGGCGGTCGCCGTCCAGGGCTTCTTCGGCGCGTACATGATCGCCGACGAGCGCGGCGGCCTGGACGGACTGCAGGCGGACGTCGACCGGCTGTGGCGGGTGATCCTGCCGGTGGCCCGATAG